Proteins from a genomic interval of Uloborus diversus isolate 005 chromosome 4, Udiv.v.3.1, whole genome shotgun sequence:
- the LOC129220211 gene encoding myosin regulatory light chain 2-like, giving the protein MGDEDKKEKKKKSKKKDAGEEEAAPAPAPAPASKPASQKRKAQRSGSNVFAMFTQHQVQEFKEAFQLIDQDKDNFISKNDIRATFDSLGRLCTEQELDSMMAEAPGPINFTMFLTIFGDRIAGTDEEDVIVNAFNMYDEGEGKCKEETLRRALTTWGEKFSEAEVEEALSEAPIDNDGLIDIKKFANILTKGAEEEEGG; this is encoded by the exons ATG GGAGACGAGGacaaaaaagagaagaagaagaagtcCAAGAAGAAGGATGCAGGTGAAGAAGAAGCCGCCCCTGCTCCCGCTCCCGCTCCCGCTTCCAAGCCCGCTTCCCAAAAAAGGAAAGCTCAAAGATCAGGCAGCAATGTCTTCGCCATGTTTACCCAGCACCAGGTCCAAGAGTTTAAAGAG gcTTTCCAACTCATCGACCAAGACAAAGATAACTTCATTTCTAAGAATGATATCAGAGCAACATTCGATTCCCTCG GCCGTCTGTGTACAGAACAGGAGTTAGACTCCATGATGGCAGAAGCACCCGGCCCCATTAACTTCACTATGTTCCTTACCATCTTCGGAGACAGAATAGCCG gAACTGACGAAGAAGATGTCATTGTCAATGCTTTCAACATGTATGATGAAGGAGAAGGAAAATGCAAAGAAGAAAC ATTGAGACGAGCTCTTACCACCTGGGGTGAGAAATTCTCCGAAGCAGAG GTTGAAGAGGCTTTGTCTGAAGCTCCCATTGACAACGATGGACTCATTGACATCAAAAAGTTCGCCAACATCCTGACCAAGGGAGCTGAAGAAGAGGAAGGAGGTTAA